The proteins below come from a single Necator americanus strain Aroian chromosome V, whole genome shotgun sequence genomic window:
- a CDS encoding hypothetical protein (NECATOR_CHRV.G18258.T1): MLFEVPVDHFPMKQRPDQRPQRPSLLRIPQISVIQRQEVSAAVEVLSPSVQRSQFTFSIVRFDNCNRTHVADIPKQRSLSLPPSVQSQQQTKQRQPTERFRSTFQIPNLLQLPSRLLFAAASLSQLSSLHT; encoded by the exons ATGCTATTCGAAGTTCCCGTCGATCATTTCCCGATGAAACAACGTCCGGATCAACGGCCACAACGGCCGAGTTTACTGCGTATTCCGCAAATTTCCGTCATTCAACGGCAAGAAGTGTCAGCCGCCGTGGAAGTGCTTAGTCCTTCAG TTCAACGTTCGCAGTTCACCTTCTCCATCGTACGATTTGATAACTGCAACCGAACTCACGTCGCTGATATTCCCAAACAAAGGAGTTTGTCACTCCCACCATCAGTTCAATCGCAACAGCAAACGAAACAACGTCAACCGACCGAACGGTTCCGGAGCACATTTCAAATCCCGAATTTACTCCAATTACCGTCTCGACTACTCTTCGCTGCTGCTTCATTATCGCAACTTTCCTCGCTACATACGTGA